The genomic DNA acaacagccatGTTTTCTGACAGTGTTCATGAGTCAGGAGTCCAGGCATTGCTTAGGTGGGTCCTCTGCtcgaggtatctaaaatagtcagaTGTGTAAAATCAAAGGAtggaatggtggttgtcaggggctgagATGAGGGGGATATGGGAAATTATTAATCATTGGGCATAAAGTGTCAGTCAAGCAAGGTTAATAAGCTCTAGAGAGCTACTGTGCAACACTGTGCCCACAGTCAACAAGAAGGAATTGTATGCTTAAAAATTTGCCAGAAGCGTAGATCTCatattaagtgttcttaccacaaaaaaataaaataaactggaatTTAATCTAATGATAGACTCTGATTCTGGAAATGACATTATAAGGATTGAAGGaacattatttttctgagatttatGCTGAAAGTCTTTCAGTTTCTCTATGAAAGTGAGAAAGGCAATGAATATGGAAAacagcctgtttcctcatctatattaATACTTAGCTCACAGGGTTCCGGTAAAGATGAAGTGAAATAGTGGAAGTCCTTCATAAGCTGTAAAGTGCTATTCAGTATAAGAAGACATTAGTGTTAAAATTAATGACAACACATCAACAAATTATTAGCAATCCTATTTGCCAATGAAAAATGAAGTCATAATTTTAGTAAGATCCTGCCTCTCACACTGGTTTTTAGAGGTTGACAGTAGGAACTCACACTGTGATCAGTGAGGTAGGAAGAGGGCACCAAGAAATCACTGTAGAAAAGAAGCACTAGAATGGAAGGAAGTTTCCCCTGAAAATACAAGTTCTGCCCTCGGACATACTTGGCTTCTGGCTATTACAGAGAACATCAGGGATACAGAGTACTTTGCTAACAAGAAGCGTGCATGTTCATactcaggactttttttttttttttttttgagatggagtctcgcttttgtcgCCCATGCTGAACTTTCTCAGGAGATTACAAAGATCTTTTCCCTCAGGTTAATAAACAGTACCCCAAAGTACTTGGAAATGGTCTTAAAAATGTTGGATATGCAAGAAACAATTTTCAGGCCAACTCTTTTGACAATAGACTCCTCTGTATCTAAAGCAATCCACTATTTGTTATGTCATTCTGAGTCCAGAATTCAGTCCCAATTCACTCCACAAGGTTGATGCTGAAATTGTAAGTAATGAGATACAGTACTCAAGGCAGCTGATGGGTGTGAGACTCTCTGTGATTGAACAGCTTCccttaataaaacaaaatgtgaagtGCTCCAAGGTCTTTAGTAAAGAAAAGCTGAACGAGAAATCTTTGGGTAAAAAGAAGGGACTTTCTAAAAGcccctatatattttttctcagtcttttgATAATGTAGACTCAGGATATGCTGCTCTCCCTTTAGGATTTCTGCTCAATTATAGCCACAACCAAAGTCATTTCCTACTGCTTGTATGGATCAACTAGAAGATCCTTCAAAAAGAACGATATTAAAAACAAGAAGCACATAGAAAGGGACACAGAGTATCCTAAATAGTCAAGCTACAAGTATAGGTTTCCGATCCTGCAGTAACCAACTGACTTACTGACTCATAGACCTCTTCTCTCCCATGTTCTTTCTGAATATGACCTTCAGCTGTTACCTTGTCTCACTATTGCTCAGGAGCTCATCTAATCTCCTGTGCTGCCCTGTTCCTGGAAAGCACAAACTTCCTTTCAATTTAAAACCCAAATCTTTTTGTGGATTTCTGCTACCAAGGGCTCTACTACTCAGTTACAGTGTCTGGCCTGAAAGCTAAGTCTCATCCCTTCCCAACTCGTTCTGTAAGTTTCTACCTATTTTATTATGATGCATTATGACAGCTTCTTCCCCactcaccccatccccaccccagacctcaaggtattcaaaagaaagaataaacattttttgtgtACCTATTATGAAAAAACATGGAAtatataaacaggaaaaaaaattgtttaggaGGTTTTAAAACAACCTCCTATAGGAGGGGCTACTTACCTAGATTTGCAGGGAAACGTATGCTTCCCAGTACTGATACACCACTTTCTTGCTCTTTTAGAAAATTTTGTCTTTACTGGGGACCTGGATcagtgtttcctttctttctgtattGTAAGGACATTTTGTAGTCCCCTCTCCTAAGTACTCTGCACAAAGCTAGATGTCCCATTTTGCTTAATAGTCTGAGAAGGGCTCCTTCTTCTGCTTGGTTTTGTGGCTGTGCTCTGTGACCTAAAGTCTTCTTGCCTGGCCAGAAGTCTGTGCTGCCTCTTTTATCACCATGGACTTCTTTTGCCTTGCTATGCTATAGGAAAGTTGTTTAAACTTTCTGGAAGAAAGACTTGATTTCTTGACTGAAGTTTTAATTGAAAATACATCCCCCTAGGCTGGAATACAGATACCACGGTGCATTCTTTGTAATATCATTAAATACATCACCTAACACTCACTCACACTGtcatatatgctatatatgttaTTTGACTCAATCCTGAAACCAATTCTATAATGAAGAAAGTCTCCAAGGATTAAAATAATCAAGGATGCAAAAGCCATTTGTCTGTCTCCAATGACCAGGATTATACCATTTTAATTTGCCATGAGGGTTAGTAGTCGCTCCAATAACATTGAGACAGTTTGAATATATGTTTTGGTGTCAAAggtaaaaaatagtttttctcctTGGTCCCAATACCTATTCTAGTAGGTAACCTTGAGCCCACCCCAGCTTCTTCCCTGTCCTCAGGGTTCTGCTTTTCCCTCAGTTGTCCCTTAACCTGCTCCTATGCCCAAGCCCTGCCAACCAGCTTGAACTTTATCTGGGGCTCTGTTGGAAAATATCATCTTCTCATTTCTCCGGAAGCACTCTCGTGGGGCTGTGTTGAAGAGTGGATTTGTAACCAATTTTTTCATCAATGTAATCCCAACTGCTTTGTGTCTTCCAGAAGTTCCTCAAACTGGGTGTCTTGTCCACCACCAtcattttccttgttttccaAGGCTACTTTGGGTGCATTCATATTTTTACATCTGTCATTTCAGTGGAATTTTGGAAGGAAAACACTATAACCTTTCCTTAGTACACAATTTTGAAGCAAAACCTCTTagtaagttttctaatttttttctagaattattATAGTTCAGTATAACAGAGATctgagaagagtttttaaaaacaaggaaatactTCTAACACTAAGGCTTGGCACTCCAAGCTAATGAAGATCCTCCTGAAGTCTGTTACTTCCAGGCATGACAGTTAGGTctccagagaaaatcacttaagaAAGCCTTGGTCCTTGACCAAGTAAAGTTTTCCTTGTATTGTTTTaggttaaaaataagaaaagaatgacTCAGCAAGTTTTGGCCTATATATTGTCATTCTGTACAACTCcctaaatatttaaatctaaattaaaacATCAACTGACTGAAGAATGTCCTTCTCTAGGCCCAAGGACACTTTGATGcaggaaatttaaatattatttatatgttgctTTGTTATGAAATTTATTTGCCTTGCCGACAACACAGTGTGGTAATTTAAAAGCTGGGTTTTTTAATTAACAGTCTTGACCCATATTTTGCTACCAATAAAAGTCTGGTTCCTAACTGTAATTCCATACTAAATTCACTGCttatacatgaagaaaaatctaaattaattGACATGtaattgacatgtaataattgcaTGATAGAAGTTTAATATCATTGTTCTTTGCATCTGAAAATTTCATCAATAGCATGCATATGAGTGAAGGGAAAAAACCCAGCGTACTGTATACATCTGCACAGCCCTCTGCAAATGTTTATGGGAAAAGTTCAGAGGACTTATTATTGGTGGTTGGTTCCTAAGCTGTAAACATTCAACATTACATAGAGGTAGGTCTTAACACCTTTTCTGCGGCTCACTTTGCATTTTAGACCCTCTCCCACTCGGCTTTGTCCATAGCAGTTTAGATACCCATGATATTCAGAAGACCTTTTGGAAGGTTGGCAATAGCTTGGTTTTACAATGAAATGACAGTCTCCCTTATTTGTGACTTGAAATACTATTTCATGTTTCAATAATTTTAAGCAACTAAGGAGATAAATAAGGCTCCATGAATAGTATCTATTacaaaactcttttaaaataagcttatAGATTATAGAATTAAAACAGACTAGAATTTGTAGAATGTAATAGGAAGGACTGAATACATGAAAACAGATATGTTCACTAGAATTAGACTAGAAGAAACAATTATCACAATTCTAGAAATAAGTATTCATGGATTAACTCAAAGAGAAGCAGATTCAGCTACTCAGTTTTGTAATTTAAAGTGCATTAGTTCTTTGGTCTTGTTGTACCTTAGACATGCtaaattaatcattttacttATTGTTACCACAGACAATGACTTACTCTCTACCAAATAAAACGTTGGTTTATAAGGaattatttctttgatgattctgacattgcttatatttttattgtctctTCCATAGTAATGACAAATTGCTATTAAACAATTTACACAGCTGATATCATTAAACATCTAGTTACAATACCTGGCATTACGATATTTTGATTTTGTGAAATGTTATACTACatgctttatattttagaaaaattaagatcatagccactagccacagaAACCTTTCATAGTTCAAAACTTTTACTAATATAATTTCTCTGcctattattttcaataatttaaaattttcaatatgtCATGACTACTTACTAGTGCTCATTTATAACCTAAAATAATCTGTTATTCCTATTGCTTAGAATTCCATTATTATACTTAGCATTTGAGGCTCTCTGTAATCTGGCACTTTCCTTACTCAACAAATGTCCTTTCTACCACTCAGTAGCATGAATCTATCATTCTAttcaagataatattttaaattgtccCATGAATGTATCAGGCTCATTCCATCATCATTCTTTTATTCACATTGCTCCCCAAAATGTAAcatcctcttctctctttttaccaTCTATCTATATTCTAGTATTATGATCATTCAGAATACCTATATAATTAATTACctctaaagaaaggaaattagaatCTCACTTCATACATTCAAAAACGTTAGATatattaaaaagtctaaaaattaaagtataacacagctagaagaaaatatatgtaaatatttgaaCACAGAATAAAGTCTAATACCTAcggaataaattataaattatcacTGGATttcataaaaacacattttcataCACTAAAAATAACCATTGAACTGAAATGACAAAAAACTGAACTTGTATATCAGAAACTGTATAAAAGATACCTTTTTAAGTTTCCCTTTCCAAATATTTCAGAGAACGCCTGAAGGCTGTTtatatcaagcaaaacaaaaatattacagtCAAACATATCTCCAATAAGGATTTTCTGCAGGTTTATTTTTAGGGAATCTGCTTATTTTTGCTGCTTAATTCTAAATCCTCCCATTAGGTATTTTAAATGCCTGGgcttcatttttttcaacaaatgtttttattGCACTGCAGCCACATGCCAGGAATTGTGCTAGATACAAAAATGTACTGATGTGTAAAACAAATACGATCCCATCACACAACTGAAGCCTAGTGGAAGATAAACTTTAATCAAGTAATCACACAAATTGTGGCTTACAAAGAAAAGGTGCAGAGCACTAAGACAGCATATAAAAGCAACTTCACCTATTGGGGATATGGGATATGTATATGTCAAGGAAGACTTCTTATCTACATACAACTGTAAGCTCTTAAAACAGCAGGGGCTCTATCATAAATAGATTCTGCACCTTTCTGCATCTAACATAGTAagtcttttatatttgttaaataattcgTTCCAATTAATATTTGAGCTGTCCTTACTAACTAGCCTTCTTTTTCAGTGGTGTGCGTGAAGTCAGCTTTAGAATGATCAATACTGTAGACTAGACACTTTAAGAGAGacaatttaaaaagatacacTTTTATTCTTATgattaaacaatttaaaatctgtttatatGATTTAATAATCAATATTATCAGATTTAACGGTAAAATACCATTTAAACATCAAAGGAATAACattcatatttctttaaaaaattattcacataATTCATGAACTAAAACagcttcaaaatttttttcactAACAGTACACACAGGTTgttgaaaagttttttaaaagcatgtatttTTACACTGTGTATCCTGGAAGTTTATTTATTACTAATTCACACATATCTTTGCATTGCTTGGAAATATTTAGTGAACCAACATCATCATTGTCTTCTTCAAAGTGATCTGATGTACTGCTATCCAGGACATTAAGTTCGGACACATTTGAAGGCAGGTAAGAACTCACTTGGGATGTTCGTGGTGACTGGCTTTTTTCTAAAGATTTCCAACTACTTCTTGTTTTAACAGAGATGTCTTGAcctctttttgtaattttagaattGTGCTTACTATTTTGATctatctggttttctttttcttcagtccAATGTGTTGAAGATAAATCACTAGCAGAGATACTAGATGCTTCCTCCAAACTTTTATCCTGAGCCTTTGAAATAGGAAATTTTCTGTATGAGTGCACAGGTGACCCAGCTGAAAAAGGTGGGCTAAGGATAGAACTCCTgtcactatttttctttttggacacTTGTGTGTCACTAGGCTTGCTTGTATATTGACTATGTTTTGGATTTTCTGTCCTTGAACTATCATGAGCTTTTAAACTTCTGCTGGTGTCCTCAGTGGTACAGAAATCTTCAGAATAGCAAGGGCTAGACAAATCATCTGAATACTTCAGTTCTGAGATGTTTTCATAGCAACTATTTTTACCTGGTCTCTTGTCACTTATATCAGCCATAAGAATGTCATTATCTGTGGTTTTGACCTGTCTAATATCTATTTCCTTATCTACAATTCTGTCAACAACAGCATCCTGTTGGAAAACACATGGACTTTGGATTTTCATTTCCACATTTCCTCCCAGAATATTTGTAGGGGTAAGCCTTTCTGGAATAATGGAATCTGCAGGACTCACAACTTCTTCCAATGAAACATTATTGATTCTATTTTTACTACAATCAACTGTCTTTTTTTCAGTTGcatatttcacattattttcttcacttgtGCTGGCATCATCAAAAACTCCACTGATTTGTCTTGAGGTATCACTATTTTCACTAAAAGATGCATCTGAATCTAAATACTTATCTTTAGGCAGTTGTGGCTTCTGACTTTGTTCTGCAGAGCTTAATAGTTTAACTTTGGATGATGGAATTCTGAATTTTGTACCCAACATTTGTGATTGTGTTTTTCTATATAGTTCTCTTTTTTCATGTACCACCAACATATCAGGATTTGTCAGCTTTAAACGTAGTCTTAGTGTATTTGTTAAGCCATAAAGTAGCCTCCTTTTTGGAACTCTTTTATGGAGGGCACCACTGCTCTTTTCAGAATATTTATCTTCCTTACAGTTTtcaatttggttctttttatactGAAGACTCACTGACTTTTCACATCCCCCCATAGAACGCTTATCCTTCTTGGATTCAGACTGGCATGTGGATTTGGCAGAAGATTCGGGTGACTTCTTATCCTCAGTCCTATATAACCAGGCTAGGTGAGGATGTATATGAGCAGGACTTGTCACAGGTTGGTCATATAACAAGGACAACTCAACTAACAAAGCATTTAACAAAGGCAACTGCCTTATTGTATTAATTCGATTTTGTTCAGTTTGACATGTTTGATTAGTTGCTCCTATATTCTGAATATGTGGAGGATTCACAAGCACTGGAGGATGCTCATGTGCTGCAGAACCTGGATGTTTTAGACAACTCCTGTGTGTTGGGGGATTTACACGCTTTTTTTCAGAAGCACCATCCACTTCCTCAGGTACATTCATTTGAGGCTCAATGGAGATTTTAGCCTGTGCAGGGGGCGGTTTTTCTTGGGTCAAGTTAGTGTAATACAAAGGAGGAGGGCAAAATATATTGGTCTCCATGTCCAATTCTGTGACTTCCTCATTTAGGGAGCTAACATTTCTCCCATTGCCAGCACCTGAACATGTAACAACAGAATTGGTTTTGCCATTCTCCACAGAACCCACATTATCACATTCGGCCTTACTTGGGAAAACCATTTCCTTCAAATCCTTCTGTGCCTCTGGGATTTCTAACTCCCCCCGCGGCCTATCAGCCTCTTTTGGGCTTGGCTGTGAGGctggctgctgcagctgctgtctTTCCTGCTGGGTTTGGGGACTGACCTCCGCTCCTCCTCCTGTGGGGGTGACGGTGAGGGGCCGCTCAAGTTGGCCCAGCAGGCGGCTTCCCAGGTCAGTCAGGCGGTAGGCCAGTGCAATGTCCCCAATCCGCTCGCCCACTCGATTATGCAGGGGGAAACGTCCCCGGTGACGGTGGGAGCATCCCGAGGCGGCCGACCCCACGACCCTGTGCGCTGCGGTGGCCAGCGAAATGTCGCAGGCCCCCAGGAGCTGTGGGGTGGGCGTCGGGCGCCCAGGGGGCAGCTGCAGCAGCAAGGTGGCAAGCGGGGTCCGCAGGAGCCGGCGGTGCAGCGTAGCAGGCTGCAGGCGGAAGAGGCAGGACTTGCCGCGACCGAAGCGGATGACACCGGGCCACGGTTCGGGGGCGGGAGCGCCGGGGCCGTCAGGAGGGTAAACCAACAGCGTGGGGAAGTCCAGCAGGCGGAAGGCCACGGCGGGGCACAGACCGCCCGGCGACGAGGCCTCCCCctgctccttttcctcctctccctcctcctgttcCACTGCGGCAGCGGGGGGCGGCACCAGCCGGGCTTCCAAACGCACCCAGTCCACCAGCAGCTCCAGCGAGAAGAACCGCTCGGACAGCGACGCCGCCATTGCTGTTGCCCCAGGAAACGCCGCCACGGGCTCCGCAAAGGAGAAGCTGAAGCCCCGGGTTCTCACGAGAAACCGGAGCAAAAGGCATCGCTGCCTGCTATCTCGCGAGATTTGCGGAAGCGCTCCAGCAGGTCCCGGGCGGTGTCTATTTTGGGAGTTTTGCTGCTCAATGTATTTCGCCCTTTTGTATGCATACTTGTTGTGAGCCGTTTTTTGCCTCCAAACTTGTATTAAGACAATTGTTAATGATAATGCTGAGGATATAAGTGGTAAAAGACAGTGAGTTTTTTGGGTAATGGTTTTATCACTGCAGATCTTATGTAATTTGGGGGTCAGATCAATATACCTGAGGAATACTGAAAGAAAATCAGgactctccttcctttcccatgCTAAAGAGAACCAGTTAGTTAACTGTCCACAGTGGGCCATCTCTGTGTCTGCTGTTCTACCCAAAAGATGGTGACACTGCTCTGATGGCCAGGGAGCCCCTGCCTCATAAATTAGAGTAGTACTGagacagacacaccacacacacacggagtGTGAATACACTGGCAAAAACTCTCCTTGGCTGAACTTTCGTCAGGCTCATCTAAGCCTTCTTTCCGACTAGGCTTTGACCTTGGCTTCCAATCCCATGGAGCCTGAATCACCGAGTTGTAGCAAGAGTCTCGCTACAGCCGTTAAGAGAGAACCCCCAAACCTTCATACCTGATTACCGTCGATACCTGATCAAATTCTTCATTTCCTACCATTGGTATCTGACCACTCTGGCCTGActtcagcaagaatcctattAGGCCTGCTTAATCAGAACCCTCCCACCCCTGCTGTTTCCTGTCAGTAAGTTTCCATTCACTTGAACCGACGCCCCCTTGGCTTTAAATCCCCGCTTGTCCATGCTGTATTTGGAATTGAGCCCAGCTCTGTATTGAGGTCTCTTTTCTCTTATTGCAGTAGTTCCTGAATACAGTATTTTTGCCACTTCAACTACTGTCTGGCCctgttttttatttgacaatatttCCAGCTAAGCAATCATGATGCATGAGAGTAATGTTAATGATTCCATCAATaaaacatatgtgtatacataaatatacacacacctacGGAGACACAGAGAACTTACTGCTCTATCCAGATATTTTAAGAAACGTACTCCTAACCTCAATGAGCTAGCCAGCTAGGAATCCAAGGCCAGTATATGGAGAGCCTTGAATTCCATGGCAAAGAATTTGGACTACATtctgtacaaattatttttattgaataagTACATCATAGCAATATTTGGAAATGTATCATGGGGATGAATACAAAGGATGGATTCTACTAATTAGAAATTGGATTCAGAGCAATCTATTAGAAGACTACTGCAGTGGTCTGAGAGGCAGATAATTATGACCTGCACATGGTCAGGACTAGTGGAAATTAAAAAGAGATGGCAGAAGAGGCATTTGTGAtggaggaattttaaaatttgctgaatGGGAAAGAAAAGTCATGAGTGAAAAATTTCTGCTACTAAAGGTGAAAATATTGAGGAGGCACAGATTTGATGGAAAAAAATACTCTTGAGTTTTGAGATACGTAGAGTTTGAGGTACCTGCTGCTGGGCATTATATATGTACAGCTTTATTCAGCTTTATAAATTATAGTTAAATTATATTGCTTCAATGCTCAGAAGAACATTGTGAAGCTCAAGAGAAATTCAGAACTGGAGGGATAGGATGCTTTAGTGTGAAGACATGAGAGAGAGGTCTCATTGCAATATATAAATACAAGATACTTCtcgggccagatgcggtggctcacacctgtaatcccagcactttgggaggcaggcggaacacgaggtcaggagatcgaggccatcctggccaacgtgatgaaacccggtctctactaaaaacacaaaaattagctgggtgtggtggtgcatgcctgtaatcccaggtacttgggaggctgaggcaggagaatcgcttgaaccagggagttggaggttgcagtgagtgagccgagatcgcaccactgcactccagcctggtgacaaagcgagagtccatctaaaaaaaaaaaaaaaattacaagatacTTCTCTTGGCTTTGATAATCTTGTTATATACTTGCAGAGGACACATATCAAGCAACGTCCTCAATGGATAGATGATGTAGAGCAATATAAAAAAGACATCATCACAAGTGAAAAGCAATGAGGTATTGAGTCCATGTGCGCcagagaaatagacaaaattCCTCTTAGAAGATATCCTGTAGTTAGCCTTTTGAGTAAGGTTAATAGTGTGCACTAGTAGCACTTGTATGTCTCTTACATATGAATAGAAAAAGCAAAGTCCCTCTTCTATAAAGACATTATTTCTGCAATATGTAGTTTCTGCAATGATAATAACTTCTCTACCCAGCTACTCTACATGACTGGTAttataatatatgaataatatttgATACTTGTAAATAATGCTAAAGGtaacaaataaaattttgccATGACAAATAGTTTCCCCATGTTTCTACACCACACATGGAGAAGTAGCACAGTGCAGTAGCTGAGCACCTGGGTTCTGGAAGCAAACTACCTGGCTCAAATCCTGGTTCTGTGACCTTATACTAGTTTCTGAACTCTCTGTGAATCATTatcctcatttgaaaaatatagttACAGTAACTACCtcataaaaatattatgtgtgttaagtgaattaatacttacaaaactcttagaacagtgtctagcagatagtaaatatttgttaaaataaatattgttttatttattatttgccaCATGGCAGACATTTTAGCTGAGTGTTTAAAACACTGCTATTGTAgttagccaaaaaaaaatttatccaacATGGGCCCGATTAGGAGAAATGTGTGTCTAGTCGACATGAAAATGTCCAAGGCTTACTCTAGAAGCACCAAATACTAATTCCAGGTCTCACTATCGGGGACATCCTGCTGCCTACAGACTTCCTTGCTTAATCAGGATTAGCTCTAGAACCAAGCATAACGACCCATAATTGGCAGAGACAGAGGGGACTAAAGACGTCCTCTCCCGGCAGGTGGAAGATACAGAGCTGAGGGAAGAAGAACCTGTGTGGTTCTAACTAGGAGgaaatgaaattcaacatcccttatTTCAGAATAATTCTTTACACCAGTGTTTCCTTTCCCcaacaaaaagaatataacaCAAATACCGCACgatcttacttataagtgggagctaaacattgagtacacttggacataaagatggggataatagacactggggactactagaggggagagggtggagaaggagggttgaaaaactacctatatgagactatgctcactacctgggtgaagggatcatttgtacaccaaacctcagtCACC from Nomascus leucogenys isolate Asia chromosome 5, Asia_NLE_v1, whole genome shotgun sequence includes the following:
- the MAP10 gene encoding microtubule-associated protein 10; the encoded protein is MAHCGQLTNWFSLAWERKESPDFLSVFLRYIDLTPKLHKICSDKTITQKTHCLLPLISSALSLTIVLIQVWRQKTAHNKYAYKRAKYIEQQNSQNRHRPGPAGALPQISRDSRQRCLLLRFLVRTRGFSFSFAEPVAAFPGATAMAASLSERFFSLELLVDWVRLEARLVPPPAAAVEQEEGEEEKEQGEASSPGGLCPAVAFRLLDFPTLLVYPPDGPGAPAPEPWPGVIRFGRGKSCLFRLQPATLHRRLLRTPLATLLLQLPPGRPTPTPQLLGACDISLATAAHRVVGSAASGCSHRHRGRFPLHNRVGERIGDIALAYRLTDLGSRLLGQLERPLTVTPTGGGAEVSPQTQQERQQLQQPASQPSPKEADRPRGELEIPEAQKDLKEMVFPSKAECDNVGSVENGKTNSVVTCSGAGNGRNVSSLNEEVTELDMETNIFCPPPLYYTNLTQEKPPPAQAKISIEPQMNVPEEVDGASEKKRVNPPTHRSCLKHPGSAAHEHPPVLVNPPHIQNIGATNQTCQTEQNRINTIRQLPLLNALLVELSLLYDQPVTSPAHIHPHLAWLYRTEDKKSPESSAKSTCQSESKKDKRSMGGCEKSVSLQYKKNQIENCKEDKYSEKSSGALHKRVPKRRLLYGLTNTLRLRLKLTNPDMLVVHEKRELYRKTQSQMLGTKFRIPSSKVKLLSSAEQSQKPQLPKDKYLDSDASFSENSDTSRQISGVFDDASTSEENNVKYATEKKTVDCSKNRINNVSLEEVVSPADSIIPERLTPTNILGGNVEMKIQSPCVFQQDAVVDRIVDKEIDIRQVKTTDNDILMADISDKRPGKNSCYENISELKYSDDLSSPCYSEDFCTTEDTSRSLKAHDSSRTENPKHSQYTSKPSDTQVSKKKNSDRSSILSPPFSAGSPVHSYRKFPISKAQDKSLEEASSISASDLSSTHWTEEKENQIDQNSKHNSKITKRGQDISVKTRSSWKSLEKSQSPRTSQVSSYLPSNVSELNVLDSSTSDHFEEDNDDVGSLNISKQCKDMCELVINKLPGYTV